Proteins encoded in a region of the Suricata suricatta isolate VVHF042 chromosome 10, meerkat_22Aug2017_6uvM2_HiC, whole genome shotgun sequence genome:
- the KCNJ4 gene encoding inward rectifier potassium channel 4, which translates to MHGHSRNGQAHVPRRKRRNRFVKKNGQCNVYFANLSNKSQRYMADIFTTCVDTRWRYMLMIFSAAFLVSWLFFGLLFWCIAFFHGDLEAGPAAAASAASXXXXXXXXXXXXXXXXXXXXXXXXXXXXXXXXXAGTPTSGGAAAPAAPKPCIMHVNGFLGAFLFSVETQTTIGYGFRCVTEECPLAVIAVVVQSIVGCVIDSFMIGTIMAKMARPKKRAQTLLFSHHAVISVRDGKLCLMWRVGNLRKSHIVEAHVRAQLIKPYMTQEGEYLPLDQRDLNVGYDIGLDRIFLVSPIIIVHEIDEDSPLYGMGKEELESEDFEIVVILEGMVEATAMTTQARSSYLASEILWGHRFEPVVFEEKNHYKVDYSRFHKTYEVAGTPCCSARELQESKITVLPAPPPPPSAFCYENELALMSQEEEEMEEEAAAAAAVAAGLGLEAGSKEEAGIIRMLEFGSHLDLERMQATLPLDNISYRRESAI; encoded by the coding sequence ATGCACGGGCACAGCCGCAACGGGCAGGCCCACGTGCCCCGGCGGAAACGCCGCAACCGCTTCGTCAAGAAGAACGGCCAATGCAATGTCTACTTCGCCAACCTGAGCAACAAGTCGCAGCGCTACATGGCGGACATCTTCACGACGTGCGTGGACACGCGCTGGCGCTACATGCTCATGATCTTCTCCGCGGCCTTCCTCGTCTCCTGGCTCTTCTTCGGCCTCCTCTTCTGGTGTATCGCCTTCTTCCACGGCGACCTGGAGGCCGGCCCGGCGGCGGCGGCCTCGGCGGCCTCNNNNNNNNNNNNNNNNNNNNNNNNNNNNNNNNNNNNNNNNNNNNNNNNNNNNNNNNNNNNNNNNNNNNNNNNNNNNNNNNNNNNNNNNNNNNNNNNNNNNGCAGGGACCCCAACGAGCGGCGGCGCGGCAGCCCCAGCGGCccccaagccctgcatcatgcacGTGAACGGCTTCCTGGGCGCCTTCCTGTTCTCGGTGGAGACGCAGACGACCATCGGCTACGGGTTCCGGTGCGTGACGGAGGAGTGCCCGCTGGCCGTCATCGCCGTGGTGGTCCAGTCCATCGTGGGCTGCGTCATCGACTCCTTCATGATCGGCACCATCATGGCCAAGATGGCACGGCCCAAGAAGCGGGCACAGACGCTGCTGTTCAGCCACCACGCGGTGATCTCGGTGCGCGACGGCAAGCTGTGCCTGATGTGGCGCGTGGGCAACCTGCGCAAGAGCCACATCGTGGAGGCCCACGTGCGGGCCCAGCTCATCAAGCCCTACATGACCCAGGAGGGCGAGTACCTGCCGCTGGACCAGCGGGACCTCAACGTGGGCTACGACATCGGCCTGGACCGCATCTTCCTGGTGTCGCCCATTATCATCGTCCACGAGATCGACGAGGACAGCCCGCTGTATGGCATGGGCAAGGAGGAGCTGGAGTCAGAGGACTTTGAGATAGTGGTCATCCTCGAGGGCATGGTGGAGGCCACGGCCATGACCACACAGGCCCGCAGCTCCTACCTGGCCAGCGAGATCCTGTGGGGCCACCGCTTCGAGCCCGTGGTCTTCGAGGAGAAGAACCACTACAAGGTGGACTACTCGCGCTTCCACAAGACCTACGAGGTGGCCGGCACGCCCTGCTGCTCGGCCCGGGAGCTGCAGGAGAGCAAGATCACCGTGCTGcccgccccgccgccgccgcccagTGCCTTCTGCTACGAGAACGAGCTGGCCCTCATgagccaggaggaagaggagatggaggaggaggcggcggccgCTGCCGCCGTGGCCGCGGGCCTGGGCCTGGAGGCGGGCTCCAAGGAGGAGGCGGGCATCATCCGAATGCTGGAGTTTGGCAGCCACCTGGATCTGGAGCGCATGCAGGCCACCCTCCCGCTGGACAACATCTCCTACCGCAGGGAGTCGGCCATCTGA